One segment of Solanum stenotomum isolate F172 chromosome 1, ASM1918654v1, whole genome shotgun sequence DNA contains the following:
- the LOC125865378 gene encoding probable CCR4-associated factor 1 homolog 11, with translation MSFSAIVIPPPPPFAAVKKPVFIRSVWANNLESEFSLIRSLVDRFPFVSMDTEFPGVIYRSDIRAKNPIELYNNLKLNVDALKLIQVGITLTDVYGNLPDFGCGFGFIWEFNFRDFDVLHDDHAPDSIELLRDHGLDFKKTRARGADTTRFAELMLSSGLLCNDAVSYVTFHSAYDFGYLIKVLTGCKLPGVLTEFLKLLKVFFGEKVYDVKYMMMFFPYLHGGLDRVAETLMLNRLVGNSHQAGSDSLLTWHVFQKVKQVYLEDNEARTEKFGGILFGLEVLSP, from the coding sequence ATGTCGTTCTCCGCCATTGTCATCCCACCACCTCCACCGTTCGCCGCCGTGAAAAAACCTGTTTTCATCCGTTCTGTTTGGGCGAACAATCTGGAGTCTGAGTTTTCGTTGATCCGTAGCTTGGTCGACCgttttccttttgtttcaatGGATACAGAGTTCCCTGGTGTGATATACCGGTCGGACATACGTGCTAAGAACCCGATTGAGCTCTACAACAATCTGAAATTGAATGTTGATGCTCTTAAGCTGATTCAGGTAGGTATCACTCTGACTGATGTTTACGGTAACCTGCCGGACTTTGGCTGTGGTTTTGGTTTCATCTGGGAGTTCAACTTCCGTGATTTTGATGTGTTGCATGATGATCATGCACCGGATTCCATTGAGTTGCTCCGTGATCACGGGTTGGACTTTAAGAAGACGCGTGCTCGTGGTGCTGATACCACCAGGTTTGCTGAATTGATGTTGTCCTCTGGGCTGCTCTGCAATGATGCTGTTTCTTATGTGACTTTTCACAGTGCTTATGATTTTGGCTACCTGATTAAGGTTCTTACGGGCTGTAAGCTTCCAGGTGTGCTGACAGAGTTTCTGAAGTTGCTGAAGGTCTTTTTTGGTGAAAAGGtttatgatgtgaagtatatgaTGATGTTTTTCCCGTACCTTCATGGAGGATTGGACCGGGTTGCAGAAACTCTCATGCTGAATCGCTTGGTTGGGAATAGCCATCAGGCTGGCTCAGATAGCTTGCTGACTTGGCATGTGTTTCAAAAGGTGAAGCAGGTCTACTTAGAGGACAATGAGGCTCGCACCGAGAAGTTTGGTGGTATTCTCTTTGGGTTAGAGGTTCTTTCTCCTTAG